The following coding sequences are from one Pigmentibacter sp. JX0631 window:
- a CDS encoding SGNH/GDSL hydrolase family protein: MISKKNIYVFSTIFFSFNLQGCARLFKKDNSRPQLSEYSSQFNSVVIFGDSLSDTGNVDLLSRATKDIPGSGVSKAYPVSPPYKEGRFSNGKIWVDKLLKDLKLSPPSAHDCFFNINTNRACNFAVGGSTTSNNKNLENDFFKRINDLFKNEVITNYLKSFQVFMNIGVKEMIKEYVTVNKPDEYALNHTLYVIWVGGNDYLQKSDPTLTVNNIIESIKIILDYSSSNDKKYFLIPNLPNLGKTPYAMKRKEEIETLAHVTAKHNSILNEKLEILKNQLEYKDKLVIINLKIDNFFKKITSFPTFYGFKKVNEACYSKNYLENDGEICSTPDKYLFWDEIHPSKRAHCLIANFAEKAIIDAGLIKNLHPDNNECDIIQDS, translated from the coding sequence ATGATTTCCAAAAAAAATATCTATGTTTTTTCAACTATATTCTTTAGTTTTAATTTGCAAGGATGTGCTCGTTTATTTAAAAAAGACAATAGTCGTCCCCAACTATCAGAATATTCATCTCAATTTAATTCAGTAGTAATTTTTGGAGATAGTCTTTCTGACACTGGGAATGTAGATCTTTTAAGCAGAGCAACTAAAGACATTCCAGGATCAGGAGTCTCCAAAGCTTATCCCGTTTCACCTCCGTATAAAGAAGGGAGGTTTTCCAATGGAAAAATTTGGGTGGATAAGCTTCTAAAAGATCTTAAACTATCTCCACCTTCCGCACATGATTGTTTTTTTAACATAAATACAAATCGAGCATGTAATTTTGCAGTTGGAGGATCAACAACTTCAAACAATAAAAATTTAGAAAATGATTTTTTTAAGAGAATTAATGATTTATTTAAGAATGAAGTTATAACAAACTATTTAAAAAGCTTTCAAGTTTTTATGAATATTGGTGTTAAAGAAATGATTAAAGAATATGTGACGGTTAATAAACCTGATGAATATGCATTAAACCATACTTTATATGTTATTTGGGTAGGTGGAAATGACTACCTACAAAAGTCGGATCCTACATTAACAGTAAACAATATCATAGAGAGCATAAAAATCATTTTAGACTATTCTTCTTCGAATGACAAAAAATATTTTTTGATCCCTAATTTACCTAATCTAGGGAAAACACCATACGCGATGAAGAGGAAAGAAGAAATAGAAACATTAGCCCATGTGACTGCTAAGCATAATTCAATTTTAAATGAAAAATTAGAAATTCTTAAGAATCAACTTGAATATAAAGACAAATTAGTTATTATTAATCTAAAAATAGATAACTTTTTTAAAAAGATAACTTCTTTTCCTACTTTTTATGGTTTCAAAAAAGTAAACGAAGCATGTTATTCTAAAAACTATTTAGAAAATGATGGAGAAATTTGCTCAACTCCAGATAAATATTTATTTTGGGATGAAATTCACCCTAGTAAACGGGCCCATTGCTTAATTGCTAATTTCGCTGAAAAAGCAATTATAGATGCAGGGTTAATTAAAAATCTGCATCCAGATAATAATGAATGTGACATAATCCAAGACAGTTAA